A region from the Mesomycoplasma hyopneumoniae J genome encodes:
- a CDS encoding PTS transporter subunit EIIB: MKLVSKIIYFFLQIFTFGLFAKYLKKKHNKKNSDFTYEQNFDFKIEVLINLLGGRSNIKKSDFNISRLRIKLRSTENLDFEKIKKLKGISGIFVSSDTITLIVGNKSKAISEAINNFG; the protein is encoded by the coding sequence ATGAAATTAGTTTCTAAAATCATTTATTTTTTTCTACAAATTTTTACTTTTGGTTTATTTGCAAAATATCTTAAAAAAAAACATAATAAAAAGAATTCTGATTTCACTTATGAACAAAATTTTGACTTTAAAATTGAGGTTTTAATTAACTTGTTAGGCGGGAGGTCAAATATTAAAAAAAGTGATTTTAATATTTCCCGATTAAGAATTAAACTAAGATCAACAGAAAATCTTGATTTTGAAAAAATAAAGAAATTAAAGGGGATTTCAGGTATTTTTGTTAGCTCAGATACAATAACTTTGATAGTTGGTAATAAATCTAAAGCAATTTCAGAAGCAATAAATAATTTTGGATAA
- a CDS encoding DEAD/DEAH box helicase codes for MKIQKFGTQNRENQKLNNTNQNLSYERLLANLITVERADSALFTRIDNENYIDLYGALKLSDFKKLINSPISSVSLASNEFDDFSEKIESINTKDELVEFLKSSDYKLNPLLLRSLNTDFEGGKKEILSKISYKKQTSLAKWKRLIKKAYDILRDRNIWPVHIGFGYISLTIEDRSFFGPLFVKECEVTIVNSVPRLNADGHIKLNAKLLTFLRKLDIDFNFDFDFSEFSITELMENVKKFYNDKFEIPSIEGKIPKEFATSEDSINFHPGAVLGFFNIGGSHQRSIMEKMIKTGEIHNLIEVDINKTGYRTAIEKSIFSPKFTGFFKIQPTNFTQDYAHISAILQNTIIWGPPGTGKSQTIANIISNIIALNRTALVSSQKKIALVVLRKRLKMMSFFCLFVINEKLENYKDFYKPIEEYIEIIENFNMESKIDEIKVFSDDDRKYLELLANIFPKTDILRNTLEAYKIIETANNFFALNVAEAIFKLNKSIKINPKRSPRTETKLKLHIVETQLKRKLKIYEKALHSVSKDLREDVNLILENLANYDDNLENIYNKISKLEISNFENLEKFLNFSRKPKVEVLDDKALFIFHAKKVFEILAKLNNDNEFQQLYTRFRLSVKQKKKMSPYKFLLKHSEIIKVLFPVIITTPDIELIMFEKKYFDYVIIDEASQMFLEEALPLLFYGKIKVLVGDHQQMQPIRWFASKINEESEDDAFANIESILEYAHSKGVFNIMLDKNYRSHHASLMTFNSRHFYESELKIANNYKFEGTDVIEVQNVNGQWDGQQNLVEAKAVVEIAQKNINKFPTMIILAFNKNQQNAIERIIFESYPEIEKLIYTDKIIVNSLENIQGDEADLVIISVAYDQSAKFVSTYIARKGGKNALNVATSRARQKMIICKSINADEIQNTSNSEDLEIFKEWINFLDLDIQSQIHYSRKKKTELSLAELQNVQKSRFFTDFQQEFIEEFSKNFPDFETKTNFAIGSEEIDVAIFDQSQLLFAVYLDSLEYKDPKEYIKYFDAIKFIEEKKYPVFILNFVEWKLNKQKIMTKIKEKILTLKEDDLV; via the coding sequence GTGAAAATACAAAAATTTGGAACTCAAAACCGTGAAAATCAAAAACTAAATAATACAAACCAAAATTTAAGTTATGAACGTTTGCTTGCAAACTTAATTACAGTCGAAAGGGCTGATTCTGCACTTTTTACTAGAATTGATAATGAAAATTATATCGATTTATATGGCGCTTTAAAATTAAGTGATTTTAAAAAATTAATTAATTCACCGATCTCATCAGTATCACTTGCATCAAATGAATTTGATGATTTTAGTGAAAAAATCGAGTCAATAAATACAAAGGATGAACTAGTTGAATTTCTAAAAAGTTCAGATTATAAGCTAAATCCGCTTTTATTAAGATCGTTAAATACTGATTTTGAAGGTGGAAAAAAGGAAATTTTAAGTAAAATTTCTTATAAAAAACAAACAAGCCTAGCAAAATGGAAGCGACTAATTAAGAAAGCTTATGATATTTTAAGGGACAGAAATATATGGCCAGTCCATATCGGTTTTGGATATATTTCGCTTACAATTGAAGATAGAAGTTTTTTTGGTCCTTTATTTGTCAAGGAATGTGAAGTTACTATTGTAAACTCAGTACCAAGACTAAACGCTGATGGACATATAAAATTGAACGCTAAATTGCTTACTTTTTTAAGAAAGCTCGATATAGATTTTAATTTTGACTTTGATTTTTCCGAATTTTCAATTACGGAATTAATGGAAAATGTAAAAAAATTCTATAATGATAAATTTGAAATCCCAAGTATTGAAGGTAAAATTCCTAAGGAATTTGCAACAAGTGAAGATAGTATAAATTTTCATCCTGGTGCCGTTTTAGGATTTTTTAACATTGGTGGCTCACACCAACGAAGCATTATGGAAAAAATGATAAAAACAGGCGAAATTCACAACCTAATTGAAGTTGATATTAATAAAACTGGTTATCGGACAGCAATTGAAAAATCAATATTTTCACCTAAATTTACAGGATTTTTTAAAATCCAACCAACTAATTTCACACAGGATTATGCCCATATTTCAGCAATTTTGCAAAATACAATTATCTGAGGCCCCCCAGGAACCGGAAAATCACAGACAATTGCAAATATAATTTCTAATATTATCGCGCTAAATAGGACAGCTCTTGTTAGTTCACAGAAAAAAATTGCGCTTGTTGTCCTAAGAAAAAGACTGAAAATGATGTCATTTTTCTGCCTTTTTGTCATTAATGAAAAACTTGAAAACTATAAGGATTTTTATAAACCAATTGAAGAATATATTGAAATTATTGAAAATTTCAATATGGAATCCAAAATTGATGAAATCAAAGTTTTCTCTGATGATGATCGGAAATATTTAGAACTTTTAGCTAACATTTTCCCAAAAACTGACATTCTCAGAAACACTTTAGAGGCTTATAAAATAATTGAAACAGCCAATAATTTTTTCGCCCTTAATGTTGCTGAAGCAATTTTTAAACTAAATAAATCAATAAAAATTAATCCAAAAAGATCGCCAAGAACAGAAACTAAACTAAAATTGCATATTGTCGAAACTCAACTTAAAAGAAAACTAAAAATTTATGAAAAAGCACTTCATAGTGTTTCAAAAGATTTACGGGAAGATGTAAATTTAATTCTTGAAAATTTAGCAAATTATGATGATAATCTAGAAAATATTTATAATAAAATTTCAAAATTGGAAATTTCCAATTTTGAAAACCTTGAAAAATTCCTGAATTTTTCAAGAAAACCAAAAGTTGAAGTTCTTGATGATAAAGCTTTATTTATTTTTCATGCAAAAAAAGTATTTGAAATCCTTGCTAAATTAAATAATGATAATGAATTCCAACAACTTTATACTCGTTTTCGTTTAAGTGTAAAGCAGAAAAAGAAAATGTCACCTTATAAATTTTTACTAAAACATTCTGAAATTATTAAGGTTTTATTTCCGGTAATTATTACAACCCCTGACATTGAACTTATAATGTTTGAGAAAAAATATTTTGATTATGTAATAATCGATGAGGCTTCGCAAATGTTCCTTGAGGAAGCTTTGCCTCTTTTATTTTATGGAAAAATAAAAGTTTTAGTTGGTGATCACCAACAAATGCAGCCGATTCGTTGATTTGCCTCTAAAATAAATGAAGAATCTGAAGATGATGCCTTTGCAAATATTGAATCAATCCTAGAATATGCCCATTCTAAAGGTGTTTTTAATATTATGTTAGATAAAAATTATCGCTCACATCATGCTTCCCTGATGACTTTTAACTCACGCCATTTTTATGAATCAGAACTAAAAATTGCAAATAATTACAAATTTGAAGGCACTGATGTAATTGAAGTTCAAAATGTAAATGGCCAATGAGATGGACAACAAAATCTTGTTGAAGCCAAAGCCGTTGTCGAAATTGCCCAGAAAAATATTAACAAATTTCCAACAATGATCATTCTGGCCTTTAATAAAAATCAGCAAAATGCAATTGAAAGAATCATTTTTGAATCCTACCCTGAAATTGAAAAATTAATTTATACTGATAAAATTATCGTTAATAGTCTTGAAAATATTCAAGGAGATGAGGCAGATTTAGTAATAATTTCAGTTGCATATGACCAAAGTGCGAAATTCGTTTCTACTTATATTGCAAGAAAAGGTGGAAAAAACGCCCTAAATGTAGCTACTTCTCGCGCAAGACAAAAAATGATAATTTGCAAATCAATAAATGCTGATGAAATTCAGAATACTTCAAATTCTGAAGATCTTGAAATTTTTAAAGAATGAATTAACTTTTTAGACCTTGATATCCAATCACAAATTCATTATTCACGCAAGAAAAAGACAGAACTCTCACTTGCTGAATTACAAAATGTGCAAAAATCTAGATTTTTTACTGATTTTCAACAGGAATTTATTGAAGAATTTAGCAAAAATTTCCCTGATTTTGAAACAAAAACAAATTTTGCTATCGGTAGCGAGGAAATTGATGTAGCTATTTTTGATCAGAGTCAACTTTTATTTGCAGTCTACCTTGATTCTTTAGAATACAAAGACCCAAAAGAATATATTAAATATTTTGATGCTATCAAGTTTATTGAAGAAAAAAAATACCCTGTTTTCATTCTTAATTTTGTTGAATGGAAGCTAAATAAGCAAAAAATAATGACCAAAATTAAAGAAAAAATTCTTACTTTGAAAGAAGATGATCTTGTCTAA
- a CDS encoding ribonuclease HIII yields the protein MILSKNQLYALDDLVIGCDEVGVGEYFTNLTVCCAVFREKEIKNELLIQIVDSKLLTEKKISDLFQVINIDQKIKHKFTSLEMNEYNKLIEDGLNSHQIKSLLYFRVLNDLILNLENEKINKIFIDGFVSEKKFKEYFAKIAEFLKIEPWDFQKFPLILEKKADTKIKQVGAASIIAKFALSQKFAKRQEKWKAVFPAGSNQIEKIVNFCVGQIEKYGKIFLEENVKLHFSITEKIYAKLEEKNGKNN from the coding sequence ATGATCTTGTCTAAAAACCAATTATATGCTCTAGATGACTTAGTTATTGGTTGTGATGAAGTTGGAGTTGGTGAATATTTTACAAATTTAACTGTATGTTGTGCAGTTTTTCGTGAAAAAGAGATTAAAAATGAACTTTTAATACAAATAGTTGATTCAAAACTTTTAACAGAAAAAAAAATTTCTGATCTTTTTCAGGTTATAAACATAGACCAAAAAATAAAACATAAATTTACCAGTCTTGAAATGAATGAGTATAATAAACTTATTGAAGATGGACTAAATTCACATCAAATTAAGTCACTTTTGTATTTTCGAGTTTTAAATGATTTGATTTTGAATCTTGAAAATGAAAAAATTAATAAAATTTTTATTGATGGATTTGTAAGTGAAAAAAAGTTTAAGGAATATTTTGCAAAAATAGCGGAATTTTTAAAAATTGAACCTTGAGATTTTCAAAAATTCCCACTTATCTTAGAAAAAAAAGCTGATACAAAAATTAAGCAAGTAGGCGCAGCCTCAATAATTGCAAAATTTGCTTTAAGTCAAAAATTTGCTAAAAGGCAAGAGAAATGAAAGGCTGTTTTTCCTGCTGGTTCCAATCAGATTGAAAAAATTGTTAATTTTTGTGTTGGTCAAATTGAAAAATATGGCAAAATTTTTCTTGAAGAAAATGTTAAACTTCATTTTAGTATCACTGAAAAAATTTATGCAAAGTTAGAGGAAAAAAATGGGAAAAATAATTAA
- a CDS encoding YneF family protein, with protein MGKIIKLFAESTEKIATNINVAGGVGLGGWIGITISVGIILFIVGGIIALVVSKKMFEKQIRENPPITENMIRAMYMQMGRKPSEAQIRAVMRSVKNAKK; from the coding sequence ATGGGAAAAATAATTAAATTATTCGCTGAAAGCACTGAAAAAATCGCCACAAATATCAATGTTGCTGGCGGAGTTGGTCTTGGTGGCTGAATCGGAATTACAATTTCGGTTGGAATTATTCTTTTTATTGTTGGTGGAATCATTGCTCTTGTTGTTTCAAAAAAAATGTTTGAAAAACAAATAAGAGAAAATCCTCCAATAACCGAAAATATGATCAGGGCAATGTATATGCAAATGGGTAGAAAACCATCAGAAGCCCAAATTAGAGCAGTAATGCGCTCTGTCAAAAATGCAAAAAAATAG
- the gpmI gene encoding 2,3-bisphosphoglycerate-independent phosphoglycerate mutase — protein MKKKLVLIIIDGLGLRLESQGNGFALAKTPVFDRLFQEYPNSLIAASGQEVGLPEGQMGNSEVGHLNIGAGFVVYTGISIINNALKTGKFFENEKFILAFRHSIKTGFPLQIMGLFSPGGVHSHQDHLFALIDFAANFGVKKLNLHLFGDGRDVGPKSIKPWIKMLNLKLKNYEDYKIASISGRFYSMDRDKMFDRVELGYNALLGKAENTFTDPIDYINFQYEKGVSDEFFEPAINLKVNKKDFLADDHPVIFFNFRPDRARQLSHLILQTDLYEQKPKNPIKTDVFVSMMKYEGINCLVAFEEMRVENPLGKLISMAGFRQLRLAETQKYAHVTFFVDGGVELELENSDRILIDSLKVQSYADFPQMSAVEITDKLLEVGQNYDFIIMNFANPDMVGHTGDLKATIKAVEILDFQIGRICKWAEEKNFDFFITADHGNAELTEDENGNPSTKHTTFPVMLISSDKTIKLKSGKLANIAPTILDYLGLDKHPDMDHDSLIIKDK, from the coding sequence GTGAAAAAAAAATTAGTTTTAATTATTATTGACGGACTTGGATTGCGCCTTGAATCCCAAGGAAATGGTTTTGCACTGGCAAAAACACCTGTTTTTGATAGACTTTTTCAAGAATATCCAAATAGTTTAATTGCTGCTTCTGGTCAAGAAGTCGGACTTCCTGAAGGTCAGATGGGCAATAGCGAAGTCGGTCATTTAAATATTGGCGCTGGTTTTGTTGTCTATACAGGTATTTCAATTATAAATAATGCTTTAAAAACAGGTAAGTTTTTTGAAAATGAAAAATTTATTTTAGCCTTTAGGCATAGTATCAAAACTGGATTTCCGCTGCAAATTATGGGTCTTTTTTCACCTGGAGGGGTCCATTCCCACCAAGATCATCTTTTTGCCCTGATTGATTTTGCCGCTAATTTTGGGGTTAAAAAACTAAATCTTCACCTTTTTGGTGATGGGCGTGATGTTGGCCCAAAGTCAATTAAGCCCTGAATTAAAATGTTAAATTTAAAATTAAAAAATTATGAAGATTATAAAATAGCTTCAATTTCTGGCCGTTTTTATTCAATGGACCGCGATAAAATGTTTGACCGTGTCGAATTAGGTTATAATGCACTTTTAGGAAAAGCAGAAAATACCTTCACTGATCCAATTGATTATATCAACTTTCAATATGAAAAAGGGGTAAGTGATGAATTTTTTGAACCTGCAATTAACCTCAAAGTCAACAAGAAAGATTTTTTAGCTGATGATCATCCAGTGATTTTTTTCAACTTTCGACCTGATCGAGCAAGGCAGCTAAGCCACTTAATTTTACAGACTGATTTATATGAACAAAAGCCAAAAAATCCTATAAAAACCGATGTTTTTGTTTCAATGATGAAATATGAAGGCATAAATTGCCTAGTCGCCTTTGAAGAAATGAGAGTCGAAAATCCTTTGGGAAAATTAATTTCAATGGCTGGATTTAGGCAGCTTCGACTAGCTGAGACACAAAAATATGCCCATGTCACTTTTTTTGTTGACGGAGGTGTTGAACTTGAACTAGAAAATTCAGATAGAATTTTAATTGATTCACTAAAAGTGCAATCATATGCTGATTTTCCACAGATGTCAGCTGTTGAAATTACTGATAAACTTCTTGAAGTTGGGCAAAATTATGATTTTATCATCATGAATTTTGCAAATCCGGATATGGTTGGTCATACCGGAGATTTGAAAGCAACTATTAAGGCTGTTGAAATTCTTGATTTTCAAATTGGTAGAATTTGCAAATGGGCAGAAGAAAAAAATTTTGACTTTTTCATTACCGCTGATCATGGAAATGCTGAATTAACAGAGGATGAAAACGGAAATCCGTCAACAAAACACACAACTTTTCCGGTTATGTTAATTTCAAGTGATAAAACCATCAAACTAAAAAGCGGAAAATTAGCAAATATTGCACCAACCATTTTGGACTATTTAGGACTTGACAAACACCCTGATATGGACCATGATTCTTTGATTATTAAAGACAAATAA
- the whiA gene encoding DNA-binding protein WhiA → MASFSQKIKIEILSNRLSRPKFFSLLKGLIFSASKFEDSNFFIIRINRKEISNRLREIFQYFQLKFLDTKINKNWICVNKKVIKIQKNPHNIQYFFAGLFIGGGSISHLESKRYHLEISFLDKEKCEKVSEILQKNELEFTFRQIFHQNYFRLYLKKVNEIIYFLMVIGALEQASKLEILRIKRDHYLNANRITNFDISNAKKISSSSANFTKKWNLIQKNKLTAFFSEKELIFFNVRTTRPELNLQEISEILKKMYNINITKSGLNYWLSKMNKILKKKEGEKNEQ, encoded by the coding sequence ATGGCATCTTTTAGCCAAAAAATTAAAATTGAAATTCTCTCAAACCGGCTTTCCCGGCCAAAATTTTTTTCGTTACTAAAAGGTTTAATTTTTAGTGCTTCAAAATTTGAGGATTCAAATTTTTTCATCATTAGAATTAATAGAAAAGAGATTTCAAATAGATTACGTGAAATTTTTCAATATTTTCAATTAAAATTTCTCGATACAAAGATAAATAAAAATTGAATTTGTGTTAATAAAAAGGTAATAAAAATCCAAAAAAATCCACATAATATACAATATTTTTTTGCTGGCCTTTTTATTGGTGGAGGGTCAATTTCACATCTTGAATCAAAAAGATATCATTTAGAGATTTCGTTCTTAGATAAAGAAAAATGTGAAAAAGTCAGTGAAATTCTACAAAAAAATGAATTAGAGTTTACTTTTCGACAAATTTTCCACCAAAATTATTTTAGGTTATATTTAAAAAAGGTTAACGAAATTATTTACTTTTTAATGGTAATAGGAGCGCTGGAACAAGCATCAAAGCTTGAAATCTTAAGAATTAAACGTGATCATTATTTAAACGCAAATCGTATTACTAATTTTGATATTAGTAATGCTAAGAAAATATCTAGTTCTTCAGCAAATTTCACTAAAAAATGAAATTTAATTCAGAAAAACAAGTTAACTGCATTTTTTAGTGAAAAAGAATTGATCTTCTTCAATGTAAGAACCACTAGACCTGAATTAAATTTACAAGAAATTTCCGAAATTTTAAAAAAGATGTATAATATTAATATAACTAAATCTGGTCTAAATTATTGACTTTCTAAAATGAATAAAATACTTAAGAAGAAAGAAGGAGAAAAAAATGAACAATAA
- a CDS encoding MAG0110 family membrane protein: MNNKITYNQRDFKAYSRSTAYIQKQTNRLLGYSLFWLGIAILFIGLLTFAILSIDALFDLYQIFVFSLFSSIATIILITLLILGLNFWISWYIGKNALAEKPSTVFLGFLFFVFIIINSLTLPLFFAFQIIQGNSSLVMLAVAGAGVIMAVVGALGYFNIINFGKLLPLIIAGIIIQFVIGLATLFIFSTFLETLYSIIGITVTLGIIGYEFWLIRNQSCQILAFYTDEAEIKRVFFRIAIWNALGLYISFIRLVIFITRIMASRY; encoded by the coding sequence ATGAACAATAAAATTACTTACAACCAGCGCGACTTTAAAGCATATAGTCGATCAACGGCCTATATTCAAAAACAAACAAATCGTTTGTTAGGTTATTCCTTATTTTGACTTGGAATTGCCATTTTATTTATTGGTTTATTAACTTTTGCGATTTTATCAATTGATGCACTTTTTGATTTATATCAAATTTTTGTGTTTTCATTATTTTCAAGTATAGCAACAATTATTTTAATTACTCTTTTAATATTAGGACTAAATTTTTGAATTTCCTGATATATCGGCAAGAATGCCTTAGCCGAAAAGCCGTCAACTGTTTTTTTAGGTTTTCTATTTTTTGTTTTTATAATCATAAATTCTCTTACGCTACCTTTGTTTTTTGCTTTCCAAATAATTCAAGGTAATTCTAGCCTTGTAATGCTTGCAGTTGCTGGCGCAGGAGTAATTATGGCAGTCGTTGGAGCTCTTGGTTATTTCAATATAATTAATTTTGGAAAACTTCTGCCTTTAATTATAGCGGGAATAATAATTCAGTTTGTAATTGGTTTAGCGACACTTTTTATCTTTTCTACATTTTTAGAAACTTTATATTCAATCATCGGAATTACCGTAACTCTTGGAATAATTGGTTATGAATTTTGGCTTATCCGCAATCAGTCATGCCAAATTCTTGCTTTTTATACAGACGAGGCAGAAATTAAACGCGTTTTTTTCAGAATTGCAATTTGAAATGCTCTTGGTTTATATATTTCATTTATTCGTTTAGTTATTTTTATAACAAGAATTATGGCTTCAAGGTATTAG
- a CDS encoding inorganic diphosphatase: MENKIILVDIEISKGSNIKYELDSKTKKLVVDRILYGDFVYPANYGSIPKTLDWDGDALDFLVYSNQKFLPGTQLNARLLGALEMIDDGEIDTKLIGVHNDDYRFDHIKSLDDLPQEWLDSIYYFFSNYKNWKKPGITKVSKFLKYEQALKEYKTCQELFNKYKDFKKSEFLKLMMEQFPEKYQK; the protein is encoded by the coding sequence ATGGAAAATAAAATAATTTTAGTTGATATTGAGATAAGTAAAGGTTCAAATATAAAATATGAACTTGATTCTAAAACAAAAAAATTAGTAGTTGATCGAATTTTATATGGTGATTTTGTCTACCCAGCAAATTATGGTAGTATTCCAAAAACTTTAGATTGAGATGGCGATGCTCTTGATTTTTTAGTCTATTCAAATCAAAAATTTCTACCAGGAACCCAATTAAATGCAAGACTTTTAGGGGCTCTTGAAATGATTGATGATGGTGAAATTGATACAAAATTAATTGGTGTCCATAATGATGACTACCGTTTTGATCATATAAAATCTCTTGATGATCTACCGCAGGAATGACTTGATTCGATTTATTATTTTTTTAGCAACTACAAAAATTGAAAAAAACCCGGAATTACTAAGGTTTCAAAGTTTCTCAAATATGAGCAAGCATTAAAAGAATATAAAACTTGCCAAGAATTATTTAATAAATATAAGGACTTTAAAAAATCTGAATTTTTAAAATTAATGATGGAACAATTTCCTGAAAAATATCAAAAATAA
- a CDS encoding BMP family ABC transporter substrate-binding protein, which translates to MKKKIKWNKFLGLGLVFPLSAIATISAGCWDKETTKEEKSADNQNKQITDVSKISGLVNERKSEIMAAKADANKHFGLNMAIVAADGTVNDNSFNQSSWEAIQQLGALTGGEITSVDSSTAELEGKYSSLANTNKNVWVLSGFQHGDAITNWLKVPENKQLFTEKNIIILGIDWTDTENVIPTGRYINLTYKTEEAGWLAGYANASFLAKKFPSDPTKRSAIVIGGGISPAVTDFIAGYLAGIKAWNLKNSDKKTKITTDKIEINLGFKVQNTSTKERLEQIASKDKPSTLLAVAGPLTEIFSDIIANQNDRYLIGVDTDQSLVYTKTKNKFFTSILKNLGYSVFSVLSDLYTKKSNSRNLAGFEFGKKSATVYLGIKDRFVDIADTSLEGNDKKLATEAISEAKKEFEEKTKTIPAEEVRKTLEIPEMPDKQPDKQQESLDKLITDINKN; encoded by the coding sequence ATGAAAAAAAAGATAAAATGAAATAAATTTCTTGGCTTAGGCTTAGTTTTTCCGCTTTCAGCAATCGCAACAATCTCTGCCGGATGTTGGGATAAAGAAACAACTAAAGAAGAAAAATCAGCCGATAATCAAAATAAGCAAATCACTGATGTCTCAAAAATTTCAGGACTAGTTAATGAACGAAAATCCGAAATTATGGCCGCAAAAGCTGATGCAAACAAACATTTTGGGCTAAATATGGCAATTGTAGCCGCTGATGGAACGGTAAATGATAATTCATTTAACCAATCAAGTTGAGAGGCAATTCAACAACTTGGCGCTCTTACTGGAGGTGAGATTACTTCAGTAGATAGTTCAACTGCTGAACTTGAAGGAAAATATAGCTCACTTGCTAATACCAACAAAAATGTTTGAGTACTTTCTGGTTTTCAACACGGTGATGCGATCACAAACTGATTAAAAGTCCCTGAAAATAAGCAATTATTTACTGAAAAAAATATTATCATACTCGGAATTGACTGAACTGATACTGAAAATGTAATTCCAACAGGTCGATATATTAATTTAACCTATAAAACTGAAGAAGCCGGATGACTTGCAGGATATGCGAATGCTTCCTTTTTGGCAAAAAAATTCCCAAGTGATCCAACTAAAAGATCAGCAATTGTTATCGGTGGTGGGATTTCGCCAGCTGTAACTGATTTTATCGCTGGTTATCTAGCCGGAATTAAAGCTTGAAATCTAAAAAATTCTGATAAAAAAACAAAGATAACAACTGATAAAATCGAGATAAATCTTGGGTTTAAGGTTCAAAATACTTCAACAAAAGAAAGACTTGAACAAATTGCTTCAAAAGATAAACCTTCAACACTATTAGCTGTCGCTGGACCACTTACTGAAATTTTCTCGGATATAATCGCAAACCAAAATGATCGTTATCTCATTGGTGTTGACACCGACCAATCACTTGTTTATACAAAAACTAAAAATAAATTTTTCACCTCAATTTTGAAAAATTTAGGTTACTCCGTTTTCAGTGTTCTTAGTGATTTATATACCAAAAAATCAAATTCAAGAAATTTAGCCGGCTTTGAATTTGGTAAAAAAAGTGCAACTGTTTATCTTGGAATTAAAGACAGGTTTGTCGATATTGCTGATACTTCTTTAGAAGGAAATGATAAAAAACTCGCAACTGAAGCCATTTCTGAAGCTAAAAAAGAATTTGAAGAAAAAACTAAGACAATTCCTGCCGAAGAAGTTCGTAAAACTTTAGAAATTCCGGAAATGCCTGATAAACAACCTGATAAGCAACAGGAAAGCTTAGACAAACTAATTACCGATATTAATAAAAATTAA